Within Ferroacidibacillus organovorans, the genomic segment TGCGTAAGACTGTGCGAAAGGCTATGCCCAACCCTGTGCGAAACCCTCTGTGGATCGATTTGGTGAAATTGGCTTTACGGCCAGTTGCGGAGGGCGTACATGGCAAGAATCTCGTCAACAACCAGATTTCGACTCAGTGCGGGCGGGAGCGTGTCCTGCGCGACAGCAATCCCTGCGCCCTCTAGATTGCATACATGCAGCATAGGATCCGCCACATCGCGGACACGTTGGCCCGCCTCCGGCGATTAGCGGCGCAGGCGACGGTAGACCGATTTCCTCCATTTGATGCGAACGTGAGGAACGTGTTGCGGCAAAGTTCAGGTAAGCACCTGCGGGAAACGGAATTTGACTTGATGGCGAGCCGCACTAAGAGTTACAGTCGGACACAACGTTTCCGGGGGTGGATCGCTATTGTGTCAAATTGCGAAGCAACTACTGGCTGAAAAACTGATCGACGACTTCTACGAGGAATACGCTCGGGATGGGGAAAAGGTCCTGTCAACCCAGCAAGACTTGGCTGACCGGCTCAAGGCGTGCTTGTCGACCGACCAACATGAATGGCTGTACCGATGGGAAGCGGAGTGTGTCGAGACCTGTGGTCACGAATTACGGCAGTTTGCTGATTTCGTCGCGGGCATTTTGATGGCCACTCATCCCCATTCAGAAGACGATGCGGGACGCGACGGGTAAAACTTCGGCGTTGGCGGGTTTCTATCGATCCTGAGTACCACCCGTTTGTGCTCCTTCGACCGTCATCCGATGGAGGATGACGTGTAAGGCTGCTTGGAAGTTTTCCACCGCCTCTTTCGACGGTTCGTTACAAGTCAATCGGATGACGACATTCCTGCAATGGAATGTGAAGGTCTTCAAGTTGCCGGATATCGCATCCGATGTTCGATGACAATTCAGCGCGCCCAAGTCATCATGAGACGCCATGGGAATCCCTCCTCTCGCCAATCATCCAAAAGCCACCTCCATGCCGTCTTTGGAAAGCGTCCACCCTGTGACATTTTTCTGGACAAAGTTGAGGGGCAGTTACTCGACCCAGTGCTTCTCTTTGAGGGTGCGGCAGGCGTTATAGATGATATGTTGCTCGTCGTGCAGCAAGATGGACAGGTGCTGCGACGTTAGTAGATTGTACCGGTAGAGGGCTAGAAGGATCTGTCGTTCGATTTGGCGTGGCACGAACATGGCGGTGGCTCCTCCCTTCGTGCGAGCGGTGGAGTGGACATATATCCCGAAACAGAAGAGCATGATTTTCTGCACCCCGCGCGGGAATTGGGGATTGTTCAAGACGGATCTGTTCACCGTAAGGCACTGCGTAAGTGACTTCGTAAGTGACTTCGGATGAGAATGGGCTTCGCGACTTGCTCAGTCTTCATCCTCTCGACGGGCCTGGCCACAGACACGCACTTTGCGCGATTTGGTCGTGTCTGTACGGCTGTACATTGCCTAAATTTAACGGTTCACTTCGTCGATGGGATCGCCTCCGTCCGCATCCATCTTCGCGCACCTCTTCCGCCCATCTTGATGTGGGTCACCAGCGTGGTGCCATCCACAACCAATTCTGCGTCGGGTGATGGAGGAGATTCAATGAGATGCACGTTCGAGTAGGCAGAATGAAACGCGCTTTGGACACACAGTGTGCGAGGGTTCGACACTCTGAGACACCGTGCGCCGTTTTGGTGACGATGAACCGGAACGGAAGCGAGCCTTGCAGCCACTCCAGGCGTCTGGGGAGTCCGAGTGCCGCCAGGGACTGCACGAACACATGGACATAATTCGGGCTGTGAGATTTGAAATGGTGTAGCGGGACAATTCGGTAAAACTTTAGGTCTCGCTTTTTTCTTAGCTTCATGAGCAAACCCTCCTTGATAGGATCGCGATACTGGAGAAAACAAACAGGGCGGCGATTTGATTCGCCACCCTGCACAGTATCGTGTGTTATCATCTTACCTTCCTGAAATTCGAATAGGGTGCCAAGGCAGTGCCAATGAGAGAGAAAGCCTTATCCGTCGACACGAAACCCGGTTAGATAACAAATTGGTTGGGCAGGCGGAGCGACAAAGAATGGCTTCAAGTGGCCCTATGTTCAATGATTGGAAAACAGCGATCTTAGCGAGAAGGGGATTGACTGGCGCTGATTCACTTTTGTTGCAAAACTCGATAATCTTCATGTATACGGAAAGCAATCGCATTTCTCCCAGGAGAAATCGTGGTAGGATAAAGTGAATCTTGTTCGCATCAGTTGGGCGTCTATTACGAAGCTATGAAAGAACGAAAACGTGAACACCTCGTTTTTAGAGAAAATATGTAAGCGTTGGACTGTGATATTGTCGACATCAGGAAAATGAGCGACAAACCGAAAACACGGGGATTGGGGTGATGCGCATGGAGAGATATACACCGCATCAGACAAGGTATTTTGCCGAACAGATTATGTTGAAGCGCCCGCAGTCAAGCATTGACGGGCTGGCTTCCGCTATGTCCGGCGTGAAGGTTGATCTCAATCCCCATCAGGTTGATGCGGCGCTGTTCGCTTTGAAGTCGCCCCTCTCCACCGGAGCGTTACTTGCCGATGAGGTCGGATTAGGAAAAACAATTGAAGCCGGGCTTGTCTTGGCGCAGTGCTGGTCCGAGCGTAAGCGTCGTATTCTACTCATCGTTCCCGCCTCGCTCCGTACTCAATGGCGTGCGGAACTTGAAGAGAAGTTTTATATAAAATCCACCATCCTCGAATCTAAGAATTACAACAAGGCAAAAAAAGCGGGTGTATTGAACCCTTTTGAAATACGGGATGAAGTCGTGATATGTTCGTTCAATCTCGCCTCGCTGAAAGCGAATGACGTACACGCTACTCCGTGGGACTTGGTTATCGTCGACGAGGCGCACCGACTCCGTAATGTGTATAAATCCGGCAATGTCACCGGGACGAGGCTGCGAAGGGCTCTCTCCGGCAAACGGAAGCTGTTGCTCACCGCGACGCCGCTCCAGAATAATCTCATGGAACTGTATGGGCTGGTAAGCATCATCGATGAGCATGCCTTTGGCGATGCTCGGACGTTCAGGGATATGTATGTTTCTGTCGTTAACGAAGAGGTAAGGAACCATGCGCTAAAAACCCGTCTGCAGCAATTCTGTAAACGAACCCTGCGAAAGCAAGTCACGGAGTATGTCAATTACACAAGCCGCATCGCGATTCTACAGGAATATACGCCGACAGCGGACGAGGATAAATTGTACAACTTTGTCTCCACCTATCTGCAGTCCGAAAAACTTTATGCCCTGCCGCAAGGCAGCGAACCTTAATTACACTTGTGCTACGTAAGCTGCTGGCATCCTCGTCCTTTGCCATTTCCGGAACAATGAAATCCTTAATAGGCCGGTTGGAGGCACTATTGCAGGGTATGGACACAAGGCTTGAACTGGGCGACGATTACGATACTTTTGATGAACTGGTTGAGGAGCAGGAAGATTCGGAAAACGTGTTACCCACTGATCTTGAACAAGACCGGGCGGCGGTTGCGGAAGAACTTAAGAGGCTCAAGGAATATGCGGAACTGGCGAAAAGTATCACCAGCAACGCGAAAGGTGACAATTTGCTCACCGCACTCCAAAAAGGGTTTGATGAGACGGAGAAACGCGGCGGTCAACGTAAGGCCATTATCTTCACCGAATCTCGGCGTACACAGGAATACTTGCTGAATCTACTGGCTGATAACGGCTATGCCGGAAGTATCGTTTTCTTGAACGGCGCAAACAACGATGAAGTCTCCAAGCAGATTTACGCAGCATGGAAAGAGCGGCATAAACATGACGGAGTCATCTCCGGATCACGGCAGGCCGATATGAAAGCCGCCGTTGTGGAAGAGTTCCGCGACAGGGCGAGCATCCTCATTGGTACGGAAGCCGCCGCCGAGGGCATCAATCTTCAGTTCTGCAGTCTCATTGTGAATTACGATCTTCCGTGGAATCCCCAGCGGATAGAGCAGCGCATTGGCCGTTGTCACCGTTATGGGCAGAAAAACGACGTAGTGGTCATTAACTTCCTCAACAAAAAGAACGCAGCTGATGTTCGCGTTTATGAATTGCTCGACCATAAGTTCCGCTTGTTCAGTGGACTGTTCGGTTCTTCTGACGAGGTGCTGGGTACCATTGAATCGGGAATAGATTTTGAGAAACGCATCGCCGAGATATACCAGACATGCAAGACCACGGAAGAAATACAGGGTGAGTTTGACGAATTGCAGGAGGAACTGTCCGAGCACATCAATGAAATGATGACTGCCGCACGGCAGTCCATCCTTGAGAACTTCGACGAGGAGGTTGCCGCACGTCTTAAAGACTGTCAGGAAGATACTCTTGTCGGACTGGACAAGTTTAGCCGCTGGCTATGCAACTTCTTTATAATGAAAGGCGCGGAAAGGGTCAGACCCCTTGAACAGTGGCGTTTTGTCTACCAGGTGAACGGTTTTACGGAAACCTACAATGTGCAGTGGAAAGACGCGGAGCGGCAGGGGGACATTTTTCTGCGCCGTGACGACCCGATGTGTCAAGAATGGCTCTCGCAAGCCATAACTGAGCCTCTGCCATCTGTCGCCATACGCTTTGACCATACAAATTCGCAGGAACACCGTATCAGCTTTCTGGAGAACCATTCGAACCTTCGCGGAGTCCTTTCGATAGACAAGCTGATATACAGCGGGTTCGATACTGACGAGCACCTTATCTTTTCCGTGGTCACCGAAAACGGAATCGAAGTGGACGATGATATGGTAAACCGCATTATGGAGCTTCCCGCAGAAATTATTGGGGAAGCCGGAGAGAAAGCCGCCGAACTGGATGCCTTGCGCAGAGCCAACGCCGATAAACAGAAAGCGGAAATTGAGCGGATTAATAAGGAGTACTTTCTTGCCGAATGCGCCAAGCTGGACGCCTTCAGCGAAGACCTCAAGGATGGCTTGCAGCGAGAACTTAAAGATCTGAACAAAGAAATCACCGAAAAGAAGCGTATATTCAAAAGTAGCACGGAAAGGCCGCTGGCTGAAATGCTGGAAATGAAGGAAGAGGTTAGCCGATTGGAAGAGCGCCGAAAAAAACTGCGGCGTGATATGTACGAACACGAGGATGAAATCGACGCCAAGAACGAGCGCCTTCAGGATGAAATCCGCGTCAAGCTTGAGGGAGCATACACACTGAACCACATTATGGCCATCTCATTTGAGATTGTTTGAAATACGGAGGAATTCGCGATGCAAAGACTGGAACTTACATGGATCGGTAAGGGTAACGACCCAAAGATCGAACCGCGCATACTGCTGCACGACGCTTCTAAGGACTACGGCGACCCTGCAGCAGACAATATGCTCATCCACGGCGATAACCTGTTGGCGCTCAAGGCTCTGGAGCAGGAGTTCACGGGGCGTATTAAGTGTGTCTATATCGATCCTCCGTATAACACGGGTTCGGCATTCGAACATTATGACGACAATCTCGAGCACTCTACGTGGCTGTCACTTATTAAACCACGCCTCGAAATCCTTCGGAGTTTGCTCAGTCGAGACGGAAGCATCTGGATAAGCATTGACGATGATGAGCAGGCATATCTTAAAGTCCTTTGTGATGAAGTGTTCCAGCGTTCCAATTACATAGCTGCAATCGTTTGGCAAAAGCGAACTTCCCCGGATATGCGAGGAACGATCAGCGATGCCCACGACTATTTACTGGTTTATGCAAAGGACGCGGAGACTTTTAAGAATTCTCGAAACAAACTCCCGTTAAGTGAGGAGCAGGCGAATAACTACAGCAATCCAGACAACGATCCACGCGGCCCGTGGACATCTGCCGATTTCACGGCACAAGGTTATCGACCAAATCAAATGTATACCATTATCACGCCTGGGGGTGCTTCGTATTCGCCACCTGAAGGAAAATGTTGGAAAAACATAGAGCCGGTTTACAAGGAGCAGTTAGAGCAAGGACGATTTTGGTTCGGCGTAGATGGCAGGGCGATGCCGAGAAGAAAAACATATCTGAGCGAGCATGATGGTGTTGTTCCTTGGACTTGGTGGAGCAATAAGGAGGTCGGACACAATCAAGAGGCTAAAAAGGAGATACTCGCCATCTTTGGTGCCTCTAATGTGTTCGACACCCCGAAACCCGAACGCTTAATTGAAAGAGTACTTACGATTGCGTCTAACCCCGGAGATCTTGTCCTCGATAGCTTCCTCGGTTCCGGAACGACCGCTGCAGTTGCTCACAAAATGCGTCGCCGATGGATTGGTATCGAGCTCGGTGACCACTGTTATTCTCACTGCCTACCTCGTTTGAAAGCAGTTGTTGACGGTGAACAGGGCGGTATTTCTAAAGTCGTGGAATGGAAAGAAGGCGGCGGATTTAAGTTCTACGAGCTTGCGCCTACACTGATAGTCACAGATGGTCATGGTCAGCCTGTTATCAGCGACAAGTATAACGCTGAAATGCTAGTCGCGGCCATTGCAAAGCTGAACGGTTTTGCCTACGCTCCCGATTCTGAGGTGTTCTGGAAGCATGGACGCAGCCAGGACAACAGCTTCATTTACGTCACCACGCAGTATCTTACGGCGGAGCAGTTAGATGACATTGCCCGCGATCTGCCAGAGTATGAAAAGTTGCTTATCTGCTCCCCAGCCTTTGACAATGGGCTGGGTAAACGGTACGCGAATATTGACGTGCGAAAAATCCCGCAGTCGGTACTGTCGAAATGCGAATACTGCGTGGACAACTATAACCTGAACATCATTAATCCGCTGGAACTGGACGAGGAGGAATGGGACGATGTTGAACAGTAACGCGAAATTCATAAACAACCGCCTCGCTCTGCGCCCGCCGCAGACAGAGAGCCTACAGCGGT encodes:
- a CDS encoding DEAD/DEAH box helicase; amino-acid sequence: MERYTPHQTRYFAEQIMLKRPQSSIDGLASAMSGVKVDLNPHQVDAALFALKSPLSTGALLADEVGLGKTIEAGLVLAQCWSERKRRILLIVPASLRTQWRAELEEKFYIKSTILESKNYNKAKKAGVLNPFEIRDEVVICSFNLASLKANDVHATPWDLVIVDEAHRLRNVYKSGNVTGTRLRRALSGKRKLLLTATPLQNNLMELYGLVSIIDEHAFGDARTFRDMYVSVVNEEVRNHALKTRLQQFCKRTLRKQVTEYVNYTSRIAILQEYTPTADEDKLYNFVSTYLQSEKLYALPQGSEP
- a CDS encoding helicase-related protein, with translation MDTRLELGDDYDTFDELVEEQEDSENVLPTDLEQDRAAVAEELKRLKEYAELAKSITSNAKGDNLLTALQKGFDETEKRGGQRKAIIFTESRRTQEYLLNLLADNGYAGSIVFLNGANNDEVSKQIYAAWKERHKHDGVISGSRQADMKAAVVEEFRDRASILIGTEAAAEGINLQFCSLIVNYDLPWNPQRIEQRIGRCHRYGQKNDVVVINFLNKKNAADVRVYELLDHKFRLFSGLFGSSDEVLGTIESGIDFEKRIAEIYQTCKTTEEIQGEFDELQEELSEHINEMMTAARQSILENFDEEVAARLKDCQEDTLVGLDKFSRWLCNFFIMKGAERVRPLEQWRFVYQVNGFTETYNVQWKDAERQGDIFLRRDDPMCQEWLSQAITEPLPSVAIRFDHTNSQEHRISFLENHSNLRGVLSIDKLIYSGFDTDEHLIFSVVTENGIEVDDDMVNRIMELPAEIIGEAGEKAAELDALRRANADKQKAEIERINKEYFLAECAKLDAFSEDLKDGLQRELKDLNKEITEKKRIFKSSTERPLAEMLEMKEEVSRLEERRKKLRRDMYEHEDEIDAKNERLQDEIRVKLEGAYTLNHIMAISFEIV
- a CDS encoding site-specific DNA-methyltransferase, which codes for MQRLELTWIGKGNDPKIEPRILLHDASKDYGDPAADNMLIHGDNLLALKALEQEFTGRIKCVYIDPPYNTGSAFEHYDDNLEHSTWLSLIKPRLEILRSLLSRDGSIWISIDDDEQAYLKVLCDEVFQRSNYIAAIVWQKRTSPDMRGTISDAHDYLLVYAKDAETFKNSRNKLPLSEEQANNYSNPDNDPRGPWTSADFTAQGYRPNQMYTIITPGGASYSPPEGKCWKNIEPVYKEQLEQGRFWFGVDGRAMPRRKTYLSEHDGVVPWTWWSNKEVGHNQEAKKEILAIFGASNVFDTPKPERLIERVLTIASNPGDLVLDSFLGSGTTAAVAHKMRRRWIGIELGDHCYSHCLPRLKAVVDGEQGGISKVVEWKEGGGFKFYELAPTLIVTDGHGQPVISDKYNAEMLVAAIAKLNGFAYAPDSEVFWKHGRSQDNSFIYVTTQYLTAEQLDDIARDLPEYEKLLICSPAFDNGLGKRYANIDVRKIPQSVLSKCEYCVDNYNLNIINPLELDEEEWDDVEQ